Part of the Faecalibacterium duncaniae genome, AGCGTTAGGGCGAAAGCTGGGCTTTGTGTCCTGCGGCGGCTTCCGCCTCCAGCACTTTCATCATCTTATCGGCTGCGGTGTCGGTGGTATCTTTTTTGAAAAAGCCGGAAACGATAAGGACGGTGTTGCCCATGCGGATCTCTGTCACGCAGTCCGGGCGGCGTTCCGGGGTGGTGTTCTGCTTGTTCTCTGCCATAGGCAACTCCTTTCATTTCATCAATTCTTTTAGTCTGTTCAGCTTGGCTTGCGCCGTTTCACGGCGGAAGTTCTCTCCCGTAAAGAGGATAGGGGCGCACATTTCCAAAAGGCGGTCATAAATCCGGGCATGGGCGGTGTCCAGCGGATTTTGCAGGCTGTCCAATGTCAGATTGGTGGTAACGATTAAGGGCTTGCGGCTGCGGTAGCGGCTGTCAATCACATTGTAGACCTGTTCTAAACCGTACTCTGTGCCGCGCTCCATTCCAAAATCATCAATGATAAGCAGAGGAAAACGGCAAAGACGCTCGATATACTCGTTGCGCCCCTCAAAGCTGGCGGTCAGGTCATTCAAAATCGCAGAGAAGTTCGTCATGCGGACAGCGACTTCCTGCTCCATGAGGGCATTAGCGATACAACCGGCAAAATAGCTTTTTCCTGTGCCGACCTTGCCCCATAGCAGATAGCCGATATTTTCCTCGCGCATGATTTCCCAATGCTCCACATAGAAGTGTGCAATCTCCATTTGCGGGCATTTCCCGTTGTCGTTGGCGAAAGTCCATTCCTGCATGGTAGGATTGGTAAATCCCCGGCGTTTCAAGTCCTCCACGGTGTCAAGGTGCTTTCTGCGCTGTTCGGCGGCTTCACGCTCCAAACGCTGGGCTTTCTGGCAGTCACATTCTGCCGGGTGGCGGTCACGCCCAAACAAGGCGGCTTGCTTTTCCGGGAAGTAGGCTTCTTTCGGAGTGTGACACTTGCCGCAGTAAAGCAGTCCGTCCTCGCCCATGTAGTCCTCCGGCTGTGGGGTAACAGCCGTCATATTCAAAACTCGTTCTGTAAACAGATTACTCATAAGCTCTCGCCCTCCTTGCAGGTGTATTCGGGTATGCCCTGTTTCGGGGCAGCCTTTGCGGTATCGTCTGCCGCCCATCTGCGAATAGTGGCGGCGTGGTTTTTATATTTCTTGCCCGTGGACGCGATATAGCCGGAAAGCCGCTCAATATAGTACGCCCATTTTTCGGGCAGCTCCGCTTGCAGTTCGGAAAGCTCCGTATCAGTCAGAAATACA contains:
- a CDS encoding transposon-encoded TnpW family protein yields the protein MAENKQNTTPERRPDCVTEIRMGNTVLIVSGFFKKDTTDTAADKMMKVLEAEAAAGHKAQLSP
- a CDS encoding ATP-binding protein encodes the protein MSNLFTERVLNMTAVTPQPEDYMGEDGLLYCGKCHTPKEAYFPEKQAALFGRDRHPAECDCQKAQRLEREAAEQRRKHLDTVEDLKRRGFTNPTMQEWTFANDNGKCPQMEIAHFYVEHWEIMREENIGYLLWGKVGTGKSYFAGCIANALMEQEVAVRMTNFSAILNDLTASFEGRNEYIERLCRFPLLIIDDFGMERGTEYGLEQVYNVIDSRYRSRKPLIVTTNLTLDSLQNPLDTAHARIYDRLLEMCAPILFTGENFRRETAQAKLNRLKELMK